The sequence below is a genomic window from Tenacibaculum tangerinum.
AATATCCCATAAACCAGGAAACACTTTTTTGGTTAAGGCTCTTTTTTGTAGGAGTATTTTTTTATCTGAAGTATATAGCCAAACATGAATGGTAGGATGGAAGTAGCCATATTTGTGGGCTTCAGATTTTAAACAGGTTGTACCCGTATAATTTCCGTTTTCATCAACAATATCTATGAGTTCATCCATATTCTTTTTTTCTAGTAAAATGATTGCTAATTTAGTTATCATAAATTAAAATCCATTCTTTGGTTGTCTTTATGCCGTCACTTTCAGCAAACATTTTAAATCCGTTCTGCTCGTAAAAATAACGAAGATTTTCTTCTTCAATTGTCAACCAAAATTTCTGATTCGGTTTTTCCTTTTTTAGTAAGGATAAAAAGGTGCTGGCATACCCTTTGTTTCTATAGTTCTCAACAATCCATACATACCCTAAGTATAAGTAACCTTTTTGGAATAGTACCGCATTGTTTTTTTCAAAAAGAGTAGCATAAGGAGGCATTTCATTAAACAAAATTCCACCACCCATGAGTTGCGAATTTACAAATAACCCATAAATGGTTGAATAGGCACTATATTTTCTCCAAACCGGGACTATTAATTTTTTCCATTCTTCGGATAGTAGTGAGAAATAACGGATTTC
It includes:
- a CDS encoding GNAT family N-acetyltransferase, which encodes MGTFITTTDAISIAVISDEIRYFSLLSEEWKKLIVPVWRKYSAYSTIYGLFVNSQLMGGGILFNEMPPYATLFEKNNAVLFQKGYLYLGYVWIVENYRNKGYASTFLSLLKKEKPNQKFWLTIEEENLRYFYEQNGFKMFAESDGIKTTKEWILIYDN